In Streptomyces sp. NBC_00483, a single window of DNA contains:
- a CDS encoding inositol-3-phosphate synthase, translating into MGSVRVAIVGVGNCAASLVQGVEFYRDADPETKVPGLMHVQFGDYHVGDVEFVAAFDVDAKKVGLDLSDAIGASENNTIKIADVPNKGVEVQRGHTLDGLGRYYRETIEESSEAPVDIVQILKDKQVDVLVCYLPVGSDDAAKFYAQCAIDAKVAFVNALPVFIAGTKEWADKFTEAGVPIVGDDIKSQVGATITHRVMAKLFEDRGVRLERTMQLNVGGNMDFKNMLERDRLESKKISKTQAVTSQIRDRELGENNVHIGPSDYVAWLDDRKWAYVRLEGRAFGEVPLNLEYKLEVWDSPNSAGVIIDALRAAKIAKDRGIGGPILSASSYFMKSPPVQYFDDEAYANVEKFIKGEVER; encoded by the coding sequence ATGGGTTCGGTTCGCGTAGCCATCGTCGGCGTGGGCAACTGCGCCGCCTCGCTGGTGCAGGGCGTCGAGTTCTACAGGGACGCCGACCCGGAGACCAAGGTCCCGGGCCTGATGCACGTACAGTTCGGCGACTACCACGTCGGTGACGTCGAGTTCGTCGCCGCGTTCGACGTCGACGCGAAGAAGGTCGGCCTGGACCTCTCGGACGCCATCGGCGCGTCCGAGAACAACACCATCAAGATCGCCGACGTGCCGAACAAGGGCGTCGAGGTCCAGCGTGGCCACACGCTCGACGGCCTGGGCCGCTACTACCGCGAGACGATCGAGGAGTCCTCCGAGGCCCCGGTCGACATCGTCCAGATCCTCAAGGACAAGCAGGTCGACGTTCTCGTCTGCTACCTGCCCGTCGGCTCCGACGATGCGGCGAAGTTCTACGCCCAGTGCGCCATCGACGCCAAGGTCGCGTTCGTCAACGCCCTCCCGGTCTTCATCGCCGGCACCAAGGAGTGGGCGGACAAGTTCACCGAGGCCGGCGTCCCGATCGTCGGTGACGACATCAAGTCGCAGGTCGGCGCGACCATCACGCACCGCGTGATGGCGAAGCTGTTCGAGGACCGCGGTGTCCGTCTTGAGCGCACCATGCAGCTCAACGTCGGCGGCAACATGGACTTCAAGAACATGCTGGAGCGCGACCGCCTCGAGTCGAAGAAGATCTCGAAGACGCAGGCCGTCACTTCGCAGATCCGCGACCGCGAGCTGGGCGAGAACAACGTTCACATCGGCCCGTCCGACTACGTCGCGTGGCTCGACGACCGCAAGTGGGCGTACGTCCGCCTCGAGGGCCGTGCCTTCGGTGAGGTCCCGCTGAACCTGGAGTACAAGCTCGAGGTCTGGGACTCCCCGAACTCGGCGGGTGTCATCATCGACGCCCTGCGTGCCGCGAAGATCGCCAAGGACCGCGGCATCGGCGGCCCGATCCTCTCCGCGTCCTCGTACTTCATGAAGTCCCCGCCGGTGCAGTACTTCGACGACGAGGCCTACGCCAACGTCGAGAAGTTCATCAAGGGCGAGGTCGAGCGCTGA